The Formosa sp. Hel1_33_131 genome window below encodes:
- a CDS encoding STAS-like domain-containing protein has translation MDKLIIKIANDYTTIPGVREEIEGDFPGEEFLEKILLPKFKQALTEKKKLLIDLDGTAGYATSFLEAAFGGLAREYKESKIVLANLEFKSDDDPFLEDDIIEYIKEANEK, from the coding sequence ATGGACAAGTTAATTATTAAAATAGCAAACGACTACACTACGATTCCTGGTGTACGGGAGGAAATTGAAGGCGATTTCCCTGGAGAAGAGTTTTTGGAAAAGATTCTCCTACCAAAATTTAAGCAAGCACTCACGGAGAAGAAAAAATTGTTAATCGACCTTGATGGTACGGCAGGCTATGCAACTTCTTTTCTTGAAGCTGCCTTTGGTGGTCTTGCAAGGGAGTACAAGGAATCCAAAATCGTGCTGGCCAACCTAGAATTCAAATCAGATGATGATCCGTTCCTAGAAGATGACATTATCGAGTACATTAAAGAAGCCAACGAAAAATGA
- a CDS encoding SBBP repeat-containing protein codes for MKTNLKVLFFTILFLGFNTINAQTFEWAKSFGEINNDIGYSIAVDALGNVYTTGFFQGTVDFDPGTGISNLTSSGDEGIFVQKLDANGNFQWAKSLGGSSFSDNIGYSIALDTSNNVYITGEFNGNVFVQKMDTNGNILWEIFLESSLICIGFSIVVDTSGNVYTTGYFQGTVDFDPGTGISNLTAFGTRGIFVQKLDTNGNFLWAKSFGGNGYSEGKSIALDISGNVYTTGYFRGSGDFDPGSGISILTGGNGYDDVFVQKMDANGNFLWAKSLAGDDHEGGSSIITDASGNVYTTGYFEGIVDFDSGTSISNLTASGSRDVFVQKMDANGNFIWAKSFGGANLDGSTSIVIGASGDLYLIGYFYGTVDFDPGTGINNLTSEGAGDVFVQKMDTNGNSIWAKSFGGSNSDSGISIAVDTSENIYTVGGFNGTVDFDPDLGTNDLISLGNYDVFVQKMSQSNLGVQEISNKIKVIAYPNPSEGIININFSRIVNNVQFIITDVLGKIIKIQTYSSIINKNLELPNTKGIYFLTIKTQNSQQIIKIVKK; via the coding sequence ATGAAAACAAATTTAAAAGTACTCTTTTTTACAATTCTATTTTTAGGATTCAATACAATAAATGCTCAAACATTTGAATGGGCAAAATCTTTTGGAGAAATAAATAATGATATTGGTTACTCAATAGCTGTTGACGCTTTGGGAAATGTGTATACTACAGGTTTTTTTCAAGGTACTGTAGATTTTGACCCAGGAACTGGAATAAGCAACTTAACATCGTCAGGGGATGAAGGTATTTTTGTACAGAAGTTGGATGCAAATGGCAATTTTCAATGGGCAAAATCTTTAGGAGGGTCTTCCTTTAGTGATAATATTGGTTACTCAATAGCTTTGGATACTTCTAACAATGTCTATATAACAGGAGAATTTAATGGAAATGTTTTTGTGCAGAAAATGGACACCAATGGCAATATCCTTTGGGAAATTTTTTTAGAATCATCTTTAATATGCATTGGTTTCTCAATAGTTGTTGATACTTCTGGAAATGTATACACTACAGGATATTTTCAAGGTACTGTTGATTTTGATCCGGGAACAGGGATAAGCAACTTAACAGCGTTTGGGACTAGAGGTATTTTTGTACAGAAGTTGGATACCAACGGTAATTTTCTTTGGGCAAAATCATTTGGAGGAAATGGATATAGTGAAGGGAAATCTATAGCTTTAGATATTTCTGGAAATGTATATACTACAGGATATTTTCGAGGTTCAGGAGATTTTGATCCTGGATCAGGGATTAGTATCTTAACAGGAGGAAATGGATATGATGATGTCTTTGTTCAGAAAATGGATGCAAATGGGAATTTCCTTTGGGCAAAATCCCTTGCAGGAGATGATCATGAAGGTGGTAGTTCAATAATTACAGACGCTTCTGGAAATGTATATACTACAGGATATTTTGAAGGCATTGTTGATTTTGATTCAGGAACGTCAATAAGTAACTTGACAGCATCAGGAAGTAGGGATGTCTTTGTTCAGAAAATGGATGCAAATGGAAATTTTATTTGGGCAAAATCCTTTGGAGGAGCTAATCTAGATGGTAGTACCTCAATAGTTATAGGTGCTTCTGGAGACCTTTATCTGATAGGTTATTTTTATGGAACTGTAGATTTTGATCCTGGTACTGGAATCAACAACTTAACATCTGAAGGAGCTGGGGATGTCTTTGTTCAGAAAATGGATACAAATGGCAATTCAATTTGGGCAAAATCCTTTGGAGGAAGTAATAGCGATTCTGGTATATCAATAGCTGTAGATACTTCCGAAAACATTTATACTGTAGGAGGGTTTAATGGCACAGTAGATTTTGACCCTGATTTGGGCACTAATGACTTAATTTCATTAGGAAATTATGATGTCTTTGTTCAGAAAATGAGTCAAAGTAATTTAGGAGTACAAGAGATTAGTAATAAAATTAAAGTAATTGCTTACCCTAACCCTTCGGAAGGTATAATAAACATCAATTTTAGTCGAATAGTAAATAATGTTCAGTTTATTATTACTGATGTTTTAGGAAAAATAATTAAAATACAAACTTATAGTTCCATAATTAACAAAAACCTTGAATTACCAAATACAAAAGGAATCTATTTCTTAACTATAAAAACGCAGAATAGCCAACAGATAATTAAGATTGTAAAAAAATAA
- a CDS encoding DUF6364 family protein yields MDTKLTLKLNQEIIENAKKYASDKKMSLSRIIEAYLQSLTSEKNKTDFEISPFVKSMATGINIPADLDDKEVYSDYLIEKYQ; encoded by the coding sequence ATGGATACTAAACTAACATTAAAGTTAAATCAGGAAATTATTGAGAATGCAAAAAAATATGCTTCTGATAAAAAAATGAGTTTATCTAGAATTATTGAGGCTTATCTGCAGTCGCTAACGTCTGAAAAAAATAAAACGGATTTTGAAATATCTCCTTTTGTAAAAAGTATGGCAACAGGGATTAACATTCCTGCTGATTTAGATGATAAAGAAGTTTACTCTGATTACTTAATAGAGAAATATCAATGA
- a CDS encoding type II toxin-antitoxin system VapC family toxin — MSKRIFIDTNVMLDLLGERKPFYESIAKIASLGEKEVLTLVVSPISYATLNYFLSKFENSKKAREKLRKFNVISEICSLDAQTIEKGLNSSFKDFEDALQYFSAIESGCELIITRNGKDFKKSLLPVMSPDEFLNSLVKK, encoded by the coding sequence ATGAGTAAAAGAATTTTTATAGATACAAATGTAATGTTAGACCTTTTGGGGGAGCGTAAACCTTTCTATGAGTCCATTGCTAAAATAGCATCCTTAGGGGAAAAAGAAGTTTTAACTTTAGTGGTTTCTCCTATTTCATATGCAACCTTGAATTATTTTCTATCAAAATTTGAAAACTCTAAAAAGGCTCGAGAAAAACTGAGGAAGTTCAATGTTATAAGTGAAATTTGTTCTCTTGATGCACAAACTATTGAAAAAGGCTTAAATTCATCATTTAAGGATTTTGAAGATGCGCTTCAATATTTTAGTGCTATCGAATCTGGTTGTGAATTAATCATTACTAGAAACGGAAAAGATTTTAAAAAATCATTACTACCTGTGATGTCTCCAGATGAGTTTCTAAACAGTCTTGTTAAAAAATAA